CCACAAAAACGATTTTATATGCAGTTGGATTGAGCTTGGTTACAGTAATGTTCGTAGGATTTTTTATGAATATGATTTATCCTTTATTTGGAATGCATAAACCAATTTCAATTGTCCCTTTAATAGTAACCATGAGTATTTTAGTACTTTTTTTATGTGTTTTAAGTTATATAAAAGATAAAGAATTCTATGATCAAAGTTTTGCTGATAGAATTAATCTTTTATCTCCTAAATTTTTATTATTACTTTTAATTCCTTTTTTAGCGATATTTGGAACATATTCTGTCAATTTTTACCATAACAATTTGATTTTGATGATTTTGATTTTAATAATTGGATCGATAGCAGTTTTAGTAGCTTTTGGGAAAATTCCTAAAAAATATTATCCTTTTACTGTTTTTATAATTGCTCTATCACTTTTATACAGTCAATCATTAATATCCCCGTATATTTGGGGGGCTGATGTTGCTGCTGAATATTATTTATCTCATTTAGTTCAAATAAATGCTATATGGAACCCGAACATACCTTGGCAATATAATGGTATGTTAAGTGTGGTTATGATTCTTCCGATATACGCAATTATATTGGATACAAATATTATTTGGATTATAAAAATAATTTATCCTTTCTTTTTAGCTTTAGTACCTTTTGGATTATATAGGGTATTCAAAAAGCAGACAAGTAGTAAAGTAGCGTTTTTAGCATGCTTCTATTTTATGTCAGTATGGACATTTTACACTGAACTTTTATGGACACAAAGACAAATAATTGCTGAATTTTTCCTAATTTCACTTGTTCTGCTAATTTTAGATGAAAAGATGAATGATAAGAAAAAATTATTCATTATTATTTTATTTATAATCGCATTAACAGTATCTCACTATTCGCTTACTTATATATTTATATTATCTTTAATTTTCGTGTTGTTGGCCTCTAATTTAATGGATAATTCTTACTATCAAAAATTAAAGAATAATCTTTTAGGTAAATTAAATATTTATAAAAACCAACAAGTTGATGTTCATTCAGTTTCCTTAAAAAATAAGAATAAAATTATAATAATAGCTATTATTTCATTTATTATATTCGCGATACCGTGGTATACTTATTTTTCATCTTCTATTGTATTTACAGCATCTATAAATGCTTCTAACCAAATTGCAAGCAACATCTCTTCCTCAAATTTTTTAAACCCTCAAACTTCACAAGGATTATATTACTTGACAAAAATTACAGTTTCAATGTTACATAGTATCACAAAATATCTTTATGTAATCACCCAAATCTTCATCACAATTGGTGTTCTTGCTTTATTACTAAAAAAAGGAGAAACAAAATTTTCAAGAGAATACAAATTATTTGCCATTGTAAGTTTTTTATTTTGCATTGCTTCCGTATTAGTTCCAAATTTCTCAGGATCTCTTGACACTGTACGCGTATTCCAGATAACACTCATTTTTTTAGCGCCAGTTTTTGTTATTGGAGTATTAGAAGCTTTTAAGGCACTATATAAAATAATTAGAAAGTCTTGGGGAAGTAGGAGTGAAAACAATGTGCTAAAAATCTTGAGCGTAT
This portion of the Methanobacterium sp. genome encodes:
- a CDS encoding DUF2206 domain-containing protein — its product is MKVNTQKLFKLNDWKIKNFLIFVLVIQVMMWVLIFFDLNIAIIKPLIGFIYLTFIPGFLILRSIQLHKLSTTKTILYAVGLSLVTVMFVGFFMNMIYPLFGMHKPISIVPLIVTMSILVLFLCVLSYIKDKEFYDQSFADRINLLSPKFLLLLLIPFLAIFGTYSVNFYHNNLILMILILIIGSIAVLVAFGKIPKKYYPFTVFIIALSLLYSQSLISPYIWGADVAAEYYLSHLVQINAIWNPNIPWQYNGMLSVVMILPIYAIILDTNIIWIIKIIYPFFLALVPFGLYRVFKKQTSSKVAFLACFYFMSVWTFYTELLWTQRQIIAEFFLISLVLLILDEKMNDKKKLFIIILFIIALTVSHYSLTYIFILSLIFVLLASNLMDNSYYQKLKNNLLGKLNIYKNQQVDVHSVSLKNKNKIIIIAIISFIIFAIPWYTYFSSSIVFTASINASNQIASNISSSNFLNPQTSQGLYYLTKITVSMLHSITKYLYVITQIFITIGVLALLLKKGETKFSREYKLFAIVSFLFCIASVLVPNFSGSLDTVRVFQITLIFLAPVFVIGVLEAFKALYKIIRKSWGSRSENNVLKILSVFLVIFLLFNTGWVYEISKDPLPGSVSLSTYSVNFPVFNNQEVLAGNWWSEKKTNDNYNIYSDFYRYELPGSFQWAKSVFIYNDSFLTVPENSYIFLGSWNIINDKIYIHFAAPEVGPHYIKLGRIVDGKNKIYENGGAAIWR